The following nucleotide sequence is from Metamycoplasma phocicerebrale.
GTGAAACTTTAGAAAAACAACGTGAAAACGGTGGTTTTACTGAATTGAATTTATATTCTGGTGGAAGAGCAATTTTATGAGAATTACAAGAAGCTACAAATCTAAAATTAGTTCCAGGTATTGCAAGTAAGTTTTCTGGAATGCAAAGGTTTTTCAAACCAACAGATCATTTACGTCAATTTACTAATTATTTAATTGAAGAGAAAAAAGGTTTATTTTTTAGCTCATATATTTTCTTTGAAGAAAAAAATTATGGACCTGAATCAATTAATTATATTATTGTTAGTTCAGGATATAATGAAGGTGAAGAATCTAAATTAAAGAACTTTAAATATAAAGTAACTGAAGATGGCCAAGAGAATGCTATATCTAAAAAAGAATATATTCTTTTAACTCTTAAAGAAGGTGGTTATGGTAAATTTATGGCAATAAATAACAAAACTTCTAAATCTATTTGGTCTGGTCTAAACAAAGTTAAAGAAGGTGAATTTTATTAAAAATAAACTTGGTGTCTAAATTAGGCATCAAGTTTTATATATCAACTTATTTAATTAATAAATTAAATTTGTTGTAAAATAATACATGCACGGCCAACTGCTGCGGTTAAAACGTAGAGGAAAATCCGCTCTAGCACTCGCTGCGATGCGAGTAGTGATCATGCTAGGCCAAATAAGCCTAGGCAGCCACAATTGTGGTTGACGACAAGTGCAACAGAGACGAGCTTATTTAGTTAAGGTGCAACGATGTAAACTCCATGAGTTAGAAACCCAAATTTTGGTAGGGGAACCTAATAGAGATAAATGAATTAAAATTAGGAAGTTTTATAACTTAGATAAATAGTTGGCGCTATAGTAATATAGTACAAAAAGCGGTTTATAGTGTAAAAAGAAGGCGTTTTCGTCTTTTTTTCTTTTATTTTTCTTAAAAACTTTATATATAAAAAATAAATTAAAAATAATATTTATAAGGGAGAAAACAATGAATGAATTATTATTATATTTTAATTATAAATACAAAGGGGATTGAAACAAAATTTATAATGCTATAAAGCAAAAAGAACAAATAAAAGAGGAAGATTATAAAAATTTTATAAACCAAATAAACACAAATAATGAGAAATATATAACCATATTAGATAGTGATTATCCACAAAAATTATTAGCAAACAGAAAGCCGCCTTTTGTTTTACATTATAAAGGTAATTTAGAGATTTTGACAAAAGCGAAAAAAATTGTTTATTTAACTGGTAGTTATGAAACTCTAAATATTAATAAATATGTAAATAAAATTTCAAGGGATTTTGAAACTACTTTTATTAATCTTTATTGGAACGGTCTTGAACAATCAATATTAAAACAATTGTTAAATAAACAAGTAAAAGTTATAGTAATTTTGCCTTGTGGAATAAACTGAGCAATAAAAAATTTAAATTTAAATTATTATTTAGATGAAAATTGCTTATTTTTATCAGAATATCCTAATGAATACCACATTACCAAAATAGCCTATAGCGCTAGAAGTAGAATAAATGCTGGTCTATGCCACAAAATGATTTTACTTTCTTCTTTAGAATATAAATACAATAATATAATTAATGAATTTTTAGACCAAGGGAAAGATATACAATGCTTACTATTTAAAGATCATTTAGAAAATGATCAAAATATAGATCTAATTAATCAAGGAGCTGAACTAGTTTCTGAAAATAAACCAATATGTTAATTAGTTAGTTTAAGGTT
It contains:
- a CDS encoding DNA-processing protein DprA gives rise to the protein MNELLLYFNYKYKGDWNKIYNAIKQKEQIKEEDYKNFINQINTNNEKYITILDSDYPQKLLANRKPPFVLHYKGNLEILTKAKKIVYLTGSYETLNINKYVNKISRDFETTFINLYWNGLEQSILKQLLNKQVKVIVILPCGINWAIKNLNLNYYLDENCLFLSEYPNEYHITKIAYSARSRINAGLCHKMILLSSLEYKYNNIINEFLDQGKDIQCLLFKDHLENDQNIDLINQGAELVSENKPIC